In Kocuria turfanensis, a single genomic region encodes these proteins:
- a CDS encoding NAD(P)/FAD-dependent oxidoreductase: MTPELPPAVDVLVVGGGPAGLSAATWLGRYRRSTLVVDAGQQRNLPADRAHGLLGRDPTTPHELLAEARAGLEQYPEVVLHHGTVSSVRKDEAGRFCAVVDGVEVSALRVVLATGVRDRLPELDGIQDHYGTDVHHCPACDGPTAQDQVVIVLGSGDQVPAYAAELLDWADTVRIVTDTADPCFGEDQRAALADHGAEVVDGVAEALVGEPGALVGVQLAGGELVEGDKVFFSYAHHPTHELALELGCELDHEGGIVVNGFQLTSVEGVYAAGDITAGLQLVPIALGKGTAAGVACATSLRGHPTHGASPAPPTRRFRSG; encoded by the coding sequence ATGACCCCAGAGCTGCCTCCTGCCGTCGACGTGCTGGTGGTCGGCGGCGGGCCTGCCGGTCTGTCGGCGGCCACCTGGTTGGGCCGCTACCGCCGTTCGACCCTGGTCGTCGACGCCGGTCAGCAGCGCAACCTGCCCGCGGACCGCGCCCACGGTCTGCTGGGCCGGGACCCGACCACCCCGCACGAGCTGCTGGCCGAGGCGCGGGCCGGCCTGGAGCAGTACCCCGAGGTGGTCCTCCACCACGGAACGGTCAGCTCCGTCCGCAAGGACGAGGCGGGACGGTTCTGCGCCGTCGTGGACGGCGTGGAGGTCTCCGCGCTGCGGGTCGTGCTGGCCACGGGGGTCCGTGACCGGCTCCCGGAACTCGACGGCATCCAGGACCACTACGGCACGGACGTGCACCACTGCCCGGCCTGCGACGGGCCCACGGCGCAGGACCAGGTGGTGATCGTGCTCGGCTCCGGCGACCAGGTCCCCGCCTACGCCGCGGAGCTGCTCGACTGGGCCGACACGGTCCGGATCGTCACCGACACCGCCGACCCGTGCTTCGGGGAGGACCAGCGGGCGGCGCTGGCCGACCACGGGGCCGAGGTCGTGGACGGGGTGGCCGAGGCGCTGGTCGGGGAGCCCGGGGCCCTGGTGGGGGTGCAGCTGGCCGGTGGCGAGCTGGTGGAGGGGGACAAGGTCTTCTTCTCCTACGCCCACCACCCCACCCACGAGCTCGCCCTCGAGCTGGGCTGCGAGCTCGACCACGAGGGCGGGATCGTCGTCAACGGCTTCCAGCTCACCAGCGTCGAGGGGGTCTACGCCGCGGGGGACATCACCGCGGGACTGCAGCTGGTGCCCATCGCACTCGGCAAGGGAACCGCCGCGGGCGTCGCCTGCGCGACCTCCCTGCGGGGACATCCCACGCACGGGGCGAGCCCGGCCCCGCCGACGCGCCGGTTCCGCTCCGGGTGA
- a CDS encoding MFS transporter, whose protein sequence is MHRAEPPADRGHRAGAPRAWLLMVCIGLLALTLRSPIVALGPVLGELREELGLSAAQAGLLTSIPVLCFAVASPLASLTIRRVGVEFAITLTLLGVLVGTVVRSAGDTTATMVGTVLIGVAITVGNIAVPLIIRRDFPVHRQAAATGIYTAALNIGSTLAALLTAPVAAATGWRIGLGSSALAVVLALLVWLPAVGRRRALVPEPQPPAAPRPAGRASGRWATAGLAAGFSGQAFAFYGVTAWLPTLLVEDVGMSPVEAGAASSFFHVFAIAGALGVPLAARRAGTAAVAGAVGVAWLFLPLGLLLAPEQWWAWTAVGGVAQGGGITVIFVAIMRLAHDGPSAGRISAVVQGVGYGFGALAPAVLGFVHERTQTCSASLLVVLAATLTYLVCTTLAVRSVARRPR, encoded by the coding sequence ATGCACCGTGCCGAGCCGCCCGCCGACCGAGGCCACCGGGCAGGCGCGCCGCGGGCCTGGCTGCTGATGGTCTGCATCGGCCTGCTGGCCCTGACCCTGCGCAGCCCCATCGTGGCCCTGGGACCGGTGCTCGGGGAGCTGCGCGAGGAGCTGGGGTTGTCCGCGGCCCAAGCCGGTCTGCTCACCAGCATCCCCGTGCTCTGCTTCGCGGTGGCCTCCCCGCTGGCCTCGCTGACGATCCGCCGCGTCGGGGTGGAGTTCGCCATCACCCTCACGCTGCTGGGCGTGCTGGTCGGCACGGTGGTGCGCTCGGCCGGGGACACCACGGCGACGATGGTGGGCACGGTGCTGATCGGCGTGGCGATCACGGTGGGCAACATCGCCGTGCCCCTGATCATCCGCCGGGACTTCCCGGTGCACCGGCAGGCGGCGGCCACCGGGATCTACACGGCGGCCCTGAACATCGGCTCGACGCTCGCGGCGCTGCTCACCGCCCCGGTCGCCGCGGCGACCGGATGGCGGATCGGTCTGGGGTCGTCGGCCCTTGCCGTGGTCCTGGCCCTGCTCGTCTGGCTGCCGGCCGTGGGGCGGCGGCGGGCCCTGGTGCCGGAGCCGCAGCCCCCCGCGGCGCCGCGGCCGGCCGGGCGCGCGAGCGGGCGCTGGGCCACCGCCGGCCTCGCGGCGGGGTTCTCCGGCCAGGCGTTCGCCTTCTACGGCGTCACGGCCTGGCTGCCGACGCTGCTCGTGGAGGACGTGGGGATGTCCCCGGTCGAGGCCGGGGCGGCGTCCTCCTTCTTCCACGTCTTCGCGATCGCCGGAGCGCTCGGGGTCCCGCTGGCGGCCCGCCGCGCCGGCACCGCGGCCGTGGCCGGCGCCGTGGGGGTTGCCTGGCTCTTCCTGCCGCTGGGCCTGCTGCTGGCCCCGGAGCAGTGGTGGGCCTGGACGGCCGTCGGCGGCGTGGCCCAGGGCGGCGGGATCACGGTGATCTTCGTCGCCATCATGCGCCTGGCCCACGACGGGCCCTCGGCCGGGCGCATCTCGGCGGTGGTGCAGGGCGTCGGCTACGGCTTCGGCGCCCTGGCCCCGGCCGTCCTCGGGTTCGTGCACGAGCGCACCCAGACCTGCTCCGCCTCCCTGCTGGTCGTGCTGGCGGCCACCCTCACGTACCTGGTGTGCACCACCCTGGCCGTGCGCAGCGTCGCCCGGCGGCCCCGGTAG
- a CDS encoding peptidase associated/transthyretin-like domain-containing protein, translated as MLEQSGIVRSDLRSSFGNAGGTAQGVPMTLELTVADLANLADGGAGQLGAVTGSASSGYAVTLTAGVDTTTTPTGGGTAGAPAGAPPAPPAG; from the coding sequence GTGCTGGAGCAGAGCGGGATCGTGCGCAGCGACCTCCGCTCCAGCTTCGGGAACGCCGGCGGGACCGCGCAGGGAGTGCCCATGACGCTGGAGCTGACCGTCGCCGACCTCGCCAACCTCGCCGACGGCGGGGCCGGCCAGCTGGGGGCGGTCACCGGCAGCGCCTCCAGCGGCTACGCGGTCACCCTGACCGCGGGGGTGGACACCACCACGACCCCCACCGGTGGGGGCACGGCCGGAGCCCCGGCGGGTGCGCCGCCGGCTCCGCCGGCCGGCTGA
- a CDS encoding SHOCT domain-containing protein, protein MSFWDFLWLLLIWTPLAVLWGVALADIFRRDDISGGPKVLWTILVLLLPLLGTLIYLMTRSAGSAEEARAATDRARVEPAPPTSAQQLTMLADLRDRGVLTPEEFAAEKSQLLGPRAAPGDDRAAARVPEDSAARPAAPAA, encoded by the coding sequence ATGAGCTTCTGGGACTTCCTGTGGCTGCTGCTGATCTGGACACCGCTGGCGGTGCTCTGGGGCGTGGCCCTGGCGGACATCTTCCGGCGCGACGACATCTCCGGCGGGCCCAAGGTGCTGTGGACGATCCTCGTTCTGCTGCTGCCCCTGCTGGGCACGCTGATCTACCTGATGACGCGCTCGGCCGGCAGCGCGGAAGAGGCGCGCGCCGCGACCGACCGGGCCCGCGTCGAGCCGGCGCCGCCCACCAGCGCCCAGCAGCTGACGATGCTCGCGGACCTGCGCGACCGCGGCGTCCTCACCCCGGAGGAGTTCGCCGCCGAGAAGTCGCAGCTGCTGGGCCCCCGTGCGGCGCCCGGGGACGACCGGGCCGCAGCGCGGGTCCCGGAGGACTCCGCAGCCCGCCCCGCGGCGCCCGCGGCCTGA
- a CDS encoding MDR family MFS transporter, translated as MTSTPPAVAQDAPLLVLTQRRIWIIFSALIAGMMLASLDQTIVSTAMPTIVGDLGGVEHQAWITTAYLLATTIVMPVYGKFGDVLGRRNLFLVAIALFTLASVGCALATGFWQFVTFRALQGLGGGGLMILSQAIIADIVPASERGKYMGPLGGIFGLSAVAGPLLGGYFVDHLTWQWAFYINIPIGIAAFAIAWFTLTLPHKRATRRIDVTGVLLLSAATTCLIFFTEFGGDAEHGWSARGTWAWAGGLLVAAGLFVWNETRAEDPIIPLGLFRNPVFVNATAIGLTLGLGMFAAIAFVPTFLQMSSSTSAAESGLLMVPMMVGLMGTSIWSGLRISRTGRYKAYPPAGTLVTASAMLAMTTLTAATPVWLICVYLFVLGAGLGLIMQVVVLVVQNAVDPSLVGTATSTNNYFREVGAALGVAIFGAIFTTNLSEKLTAVFTGAGASAEQAGRATSTLDPQTLAQLPEPVREGVVAAYAESLAPVFWYLIPFMLVAFLLAVFLKQIPLSDTAGMVARGEAIGGEEARAHEQALRAAAAPSPTGHGARSEN; from the coding sequence ATGACCTCCACCCCGCCCGCGGTCGCGCAGGACGCCCCGCTGCTGGTGCTGACCCAGCGACGCATCTGGATCATCTTCTCCGCCCTCATCGCCGGGATGATGCTCGCCAGCCTCGACCAGACGATCGTCTCCACCGCCATGCCGACCATCGTCGGCGATCTGGGCGGCGTGGAGCACCAGGCCTGGATCACCACGGCCTACCTGCTGGCCACCACCATCGTGATGCCCGTCTACGGCAAGTTCGGCGACGTCCTGGGCCGGCGGAACCTGTTCCTGGTCGCCATCGCCCTGTTCACCCTCGCCTCCGTCGGCTGCGCCCTGGCCACCGGGTTCTGGCAGTTCGTCACCTTCCGCGCGCTCCAGGGACTGGGCGGCGGCGGGCTCATGATCCTCTCCCAGGCGATCATCGCGGACATCGTGCCGGCCTCCGAGCGCGGCAAGTACATGGGCCCGCTCGGGGGCATCTTCGGGCTCTCCGCCGTGGCGGGGCCGCTGCTCGGCGGCTACTTCGTGGACCACCTGACCTGGCAGTGGGCCTTCTACATCAACATCCCGATCGGGATCGCGGCCTTCGCGATCGCCTGGTTCACCCTCACCCTGCCGCACAAGCGCGCGACCCGCAGGATCGACGTCACCGGCGTCCTGCTGCTGTCCGCGGCCACGACCTGCCTGATCTTCTTCACCGAGTTCGGCGGGGACGCCGAGCACGGCTGGAGCGCGCGCGGCACCTGGGCCTGGGCCGGCGGCCTGCTCGTGGCCGCGGGACTGTTCGTGTGGAACGAGACCCGGGCCGAGGACCCGATCATCCCCCTGGGCCTGTTCCGCAACCCGGTGTTCGTCAACGCCACCGCCATCGGCCTCACCCTGGGCCTGGGCATGTTCGCCGCCATCGCCTTCGTCCCGACGTTCCTGCAGATGTCCTCCAGCACCTCGGCCGCGGAGTCGGGGCTGCTCATGGTCCCCATGATGGTCGGGTTGATGGGCACCTCGATCTGGTCCGGGCTGAGGATCTCCCGCACGGGCCGGTACAAGGCCTACCCGCCGGCGGGCACGCTCGTCACCGCGTCCGCCATGCTGGCCATGACCACGCTGACGGCCGCCACACCCGTCTGGCTGATCTGCGTGTACCTGTTCGTGCTCGGCGCCGGCCTGGGCCTGATCATGCAGGTCGTCGTGCTGGTCGTGCAGAACGCCGTGGACCCGTCGCTGGTCGGCACCGCCACGAGCACCAACAACTACTTCCGCGAGGTCGGCGCGGCCCTCGGCGTGGCGATCTTCGGGGCAATCTTCACCACCAACCTCTCCGAGAAGCTCACAGCGGTCTTCACCGGGGCCGGCGCCTCCGCCGAACAGGCCGGGCGGGCCACCTCGACCCTGGACCCGCAGACGCTGGCGCAGCTGCCCGAGCCCGTCCGCGAGGGCGTCGTCGCCGCGTACGCGGAGTCCCTGGCCCCGGTGTTCTGGTACCTCATCCCGTTCATGCTGGTGGCCTTCCTCCTGGCGGTGTTCCTCAAGCAGATCCCCCTGTCGGACACCGCGGGCATGGTGGCCCGCGGGGAGGCCATCGGCGGGGAGGAGGCGAGGGCTCACGAGCAGGCGCTGCGCGCCGCCGCGGCCCCGTCCCCGACCGGCCACGGGGCACGGTCCGAGAACTGA
- a CDS encoding TetR/AcrR family transcriptional regulator, protein MSDGARERRMRRTRRALITGARRLTAAHGLGGFTVEQLCAEVGISRRTFFNYFASKDDAVLGTPARDPLEAFGEQFVAGGRDPRGPGLLEALQELVVRSFALLEGPHDRALMLEVLRREPVLLQRLTESMDRHVAQLAALIARRQGCAAGDPFPGVAAAAVSHLAGHTVHELLEERPAGPDPEESPPLAEFADRLARNVRLAGVLFCPRAAVPAAAPEDSAALPPTTSSPGTAPAADPSSATEGSP, encoded by the coding sequence ATGAGCGACGGCGCACGGGAGCGGCGGATGCGCCGCACCCGGCGGGCACTGATCACCGGCGCCCGCCGGCTCACGGCCGCCCACGGCCTGGGCGGCTTCACCGTGGAGCAGCTGTGCGCAGAGGTCGGGATCTCCCGCCGGACGTTCTTCAACTACTTCGCCTCCAAGGACGACGCCGTGCTGGGCACCCCGGCCCGGGACCCGCTCGAGGCCTTCGGCGAGCAGTTCGTGGCCGGCGGCCGCGATCCGCGGGGACCGGGCCTGCTGGAGGCGCTCCAGGAGCTCGTCGTCCGGTCCTTCGCGCTGCTGGAGGGCCCGCACGACCGGGCCCTGATGCTGGAGGTCCTGCGGCGGGAGCCCGTGCTGCTGCAGCGGCTCACGGAGTCGATGGACCGCCACGTCGCCCAGCTCGCGGCGCTGATCGCCCGCCGGCAGGGCTGCGCGGCCGGCGACCCGTTCCCCGGCGTGGCCGCGGCCGCCGTCTCGCACCTGGCCGGGCACACCGTGCACGAGCTCCTCGAGGAGCGTCCCGCCGGCCCGGACCCGGAGGAGTCCCCTCCCCTGGCGGAGTTCGCCGACCGGCTGGCGCGCAACGTCCGCCTGGCCGGGGTCCTGTTCTGCCCTCGCGCCGCCGTCCCGGCGGCGGCGCCGGAGGACTCCGCGGCCCTCCCCCCGACCACCTCCTCCCCCGGGACCGCACCCGCCGCAGATCCGTCCTCGGCCACCGAAGGAAGCCCATGA
- a CDS encoding glycoside hydrolase family 26 protein: MPRRVLLSAAAVASVVSLVLAPAAEAAKDRSTTVAGQSKKADQQTGPVSEPVPEASAESPVSPSADLAATTTVASSETTAAPAPAAEPQVRTCPLRFGVGTPGGPAAAAELAEVASLTGEKPSIVLGYKDFRQPVPYWELEQARSAGATTLLTWEPWVWGGGLDQPAYALDRIAAGDHDAYITDWATRLADWGGPVMLRFGHEMNGNWYPWAEGVNGNGAGDYVAAYRHVHDIFTAAGADNVEWVWNPNVPYWGSTPLDGLYPGSGYVDTVALDGYNWGTSQSWSSWQQPWELFGWGLSEMRRLAPGKEIIVAETASAEAGGSKAEWNAHLVYYLADQPDVTGLVWFHYDKEVDWRISSSASSAAALSHQLAERPCP, encoded by the coding sequence ATGCCCCGTCGTGTCCTGCTCTCCGCCGCCGCCGTGGCGTCCGTCGTCTCGCTGGTCCTCGCCCCGGCCGCCGAGGCGGCCAAGGACCGGTCGACCACCGTCGCCGGCCAGTCGAAGAAGGCCGACCAGCAGACCGGGCCGGTCTCCGAACCGGTCCCCGAGGCGTCCGCGGAGTCCCCCGTGTCGCCCTCGGCGGACCTGGCCGCCACCACGACCGTGGCGTCGTCGGAGACGACCGCCGCGCCGGCCCCGGCCGCCGAACCGCAGGTCCGGACCTGCCCGCTGCGCTTCGGCGTGGGCACCCCCGGCGGCCCGGCCGCCGCGGCCGAGCTGGCCGAGGTCGCCTCGCTCACCGGGGAGAAGCCCTCGATCGTGCTGGGCTACAAGGACTTCCGGCAGCCCGTCCCCTACTGGGAGCTCGAGCAGGCCCGTTCCGCCGGGGCCACGACGCTGCTGACCTGGGAGCCGTGGGTCTGGGGCGGGGGGCTCGACCAGCCCGCCTACGCCCTGGACCGGATCGCCGCCGGCGACCACGACGCCTACATCACCGACTGGGCCACGCGGCTGGCGGACTGGGGCGGGCCGGTGATGCTGCGCTTCGGCCACGAGATGAACGGCAACTGGTACCCGTGGGCGGAGGGCGTCAACGGCAACGGGGCCGGGGACTACGTGGCGGCCTACCGCCACGTCCACGACATCTTCACGGCCGCCGGCGCCGACAACGTGGAGTGGGTGTGGAACCCGAACGTCCCCTACTGGGGCTCCACCCCGCTGGACGGGCTCTACCCCGGCTCCGGCTACGTCGACACCGTCGCCCTGGACGGCTACAACTGGGGCACCTCGCAGAGCTGGTCGAGCTGGCAGCAGCCCTGGGAGCTCTTCGGCTGGGGCCTGTCGGAGATGCGCCGGCTGGCGCCGGGCAAGGAGATCATCGTCGCCGAGACCGCCTCCGCGGAGGCCGGGGGCTCCAAGGCGGAGTGGAACGCGCACCTGGTGTACTACCTGGCCGACCAGCCGGACGTGACCGGCCTGGTGTGGTTCCACTACGACAAGGAGGTCGACTGGCGGATCAGCTCCTCGGCCTCCTCCGCCGCCGCCCTGTCGCACCAGCTCGCCGAGCGCCCCTGCCCGTGA
- a CDS encoding phage holin family protein, translating into MITSVLIRWVVLAGAVELAAWILPGVTLTGGVFAHLLVALLIGLVNALVPLLTARMPQPGSVLLLGLLTLAVNAVLVWVVAAVTPWLAVSGLLAAAGAVVLISVFAAVLALVVDRLMASRGNRSGQDARATT; encoded by the coding sequence ATGATCACGTCCGTTCTCATCCGCTGGGTCGTCCTGGCCGGGGCCGTGGAGCTGGCGGCCTGGATCCTCCCCGGGGTGACCCTGACCGGCGGCGTGTTCGCGCACCTGCTGGTGGCCCTGCTGATCGGACTGGTCAACGCGCTGGTGCCCCTGCTCACCGCGCGGATGCCGCAGCCGGGCTCGGTGCTGCTCCTGGGCCTGCTCACCCTGGCGGTCAACGCCGTGCTGGTGTGGGTGGTGGCCGCCGTGACCCCGTGGCTGGCGGTCTCCGGGCTGCTCGCCGCGGCGGGGGCCGTGGTGCTGATCTCCGTGTTCGCCGCCGTCCTCGCCCTGGTCGTGGACCGGCTCATGGCGTCGCGGGGGAACCGTTCCGGGCAGGATGCCCGCGCGACGACGTGA
- a CDS encoding MarR family winged helix-turn-helix transcriptional regulator, which produces MPHSDPDSLDELLLGAFRRLRRRWASQLAPFGLTPHQFRALDALAGPAGSRGSASTGTCGGGATGRRVKDLAEALRIAPRSATEVVDLLQEKGLVERVADRTDRRATLVSLTPRGTALRGRVREARRRESDEYFSRLAPEDRAELERLLRLLAADDPGCTPRNREGTPRIGSTTVEDRSVTMTAQQPEDRGEAFAEQQQEDLHVVDDDALTDATTADNRRLDADPAEGGPVPTEDVQARTGSPADNQ; this is translated from the coding sequence ATGCCCCACTCCGACCCGGACTCCCTCGACGAGCTCCTGCTCGGCGCCTTCCGCCGGCTCCGCCGCCGGTGGGCGTCCCAGCTGGCGCCGTTCGGCCTCACCCCGCACCAGTTCCGGGCGCTCGACGCGCTCGCCGGGCCCGCGGGCTCCCGCGGCTCCGCGAGCACCGGGACGTGCGGCGGCGGGGCCACGGGACGGCGTGTGAAGGACCTGGCCGAGGCGCTGCGCATCGCCCCGCGCTCGGCCACCGAGGTCGTGGACCTGCTGCAGGAGAAGGGGCTCGTGGAGCGGGTCGCGGACCGCACCGACCGGCGCGCCACCCTCGTCTCCCTGACGCCGCGCGGCACGGCCCTGCGCGGACGGGTCCGCGAGGCCCGGCGCCGGGAGTCCGACGAGTACTTCTCCCGGCTCGCCCCGGAGGACAGGGCCGAGCTGGAGCGGCTGCTCCGTCTGCTGGCAGCGGACGACCCCGGGTGCACGCCCCGGAACCGGGAGGGGACGCCTAGGATCGGGAGCACCACCGTCGAGGACAGGAGCGTCACCATGACCGCCCAGCAGCCCGAGGACCGCGGCGAGGCCTTCGCCGAGCAGCAGCAGGAGGACCTGCACGTCGTGGACGACGACGCGCTGACCGACGCGACCACCGCCGACAACCGGCGCCTGGACGCCGATCCGGCCGAGGGCGGACCCGTCCCGACCGAGGACGTCCAGGCACGGACCGGGTCCCCGGCCGACAACCAGTGA
- a CDS encoding deoxynucleotide monophosphate kinase family protein, whose product MAAHHDAGPELIGLHGRKQAGKDSCGDRLVTAHGYSRVAFADPLRLFLVRLDPLVGVRAGLPLRLSTVLAEAGGNWDRLKDEAHDPVHREIRTLLQKIGNEAGKAVFGETVWADRGLETARRLGGRVVFTDVRFDVEAAAITRAGGRVVHVVRPGTAGPEDPHPSEAGIDPRWISATIVNDGTLPQLWAKVDALVLSGPRDPG is encoded by the coding sequence ATGGCCGCGCACCACGACGCCGGGCCGGAGCTGATCGGTCTGCACGGGCGCAAGCAGGCGGGCAAGGACAGCTGCGGGGACCGCCTGGTGACCGCCCACGGCTACTCCCGGGTGGCCTTCGCCGATCCGCTGCGGCTGTTCCTGGTCCGCCTCGACCCGCTCGTGGGGGTGCGCGCCGGCCTGCCGCTGCGGCTCTCCACGGTCCTCGCCGAGGCCGGCGGGAACTGGGACCGGCTCAAGGACGAGGCGCACGACCCCGTCCACCGGGAGATCCGCACCCTGCTGCAGAAGATCGGCAACGAGGCCGGGAAGGCCGTCTTCGGGGAGACGGTCTGGGCCGACCGCGGCCTGGAGACCGCCCGGCGGCTGGGCGGGAGGGTCGTGTTCACCGACGTGCGCTTCGACGTCGAGGCCGCCGCGATCACCCGCGCCGGCGGCCGCGTGGTGCACGTGGTGCGCCCGGGCACCGCCGGGCCGGAGGACCCGCACCCCTCCGAGGCCGGCATCGACCCGCGCTGGATCAGCGCCACCATCGTCAACGACGGGACGCTCCCGCAGCTGTGGGCGAAGGTCGACGCCCTGGTGCTCAGCGGGCCGAGGGACCCGGGCTGA
- a CDS encoding ABC transporter ATP-binding protein yields the protein MTITHGPARGRATGHGSGHTDGHGSGGGSGGAGPPGAVPLGGGAGRAARADPADQAQLARRPVSRRRIAALFAPHRGTIGVVVVLITAASVINLAQPFLVRGVIDEALPRGDTRLLLLLTAAMVGVAALTAVLGVVQTWLATAMGQQVMHALRVDLFTHLQAQSLSFFTRTRGGEVQSRLTHDISGMQSVVTTSATGVASNLTTTVATAAAMIALSPAMSLISLVVLPPAVWLARRVALIRREVTDERQHELALLHTQVEEGLSVSGVRLAKTLGTTARDATRFAARSDRLVHLELRSQLAGRWRMATMQIVFAAIPAVVYLAAGFPATGAGMSIGTLVAFTALQGAVFRPLMGLLNIGVQWVAALAFFSRIFEYLDLVPQISAPGAPVRLDPSTVRGEVRLEGVRFAYDDGVEVLHDVDLVLAAGTTTAVVGATGSGKSTLGSLLPRLNDVTHGRVSIDGTDVRDVDPAELARVVGVVSQETYLLHATVRENLLLAEPDASDADLWRALGAARIADTVAGLPDGLDTLVGARGHRFSGGEQQRLAIARTVLRDPPVLVLDEATSALDNTTEAQVQAALDRLAAGRTTLTIAHRLSTVENADQVVVLDAGRVVERGTPAQLRAAGGPYARLAARADRTEGLRAAARPVGPAVADWPVTGRGARRAGATGRRRRRPRS from the coding sequence ATGACCATCACCCACGGTCCCGCGCGCGGGCGCGCCACCGGTCACGGCTCCGGCCACACCGATGGCCACGGCTCCGGGGGCGGCTCCGGGGGCGCCGGGCCGCCCGGCGCGGTGCCCCTCGGCGGCGGCGCGGGCCGGGCCGCCCGGGCCGATCCCGCCGACCAGGCGCAGCTGGCCCGCCGTCCCGTGAGCCGGCGGCGCATCGCGGCCCTGTTCGCCCCGCACCGCGGGACGATCGGCGTGGTCGTCGTCCTCATCACCGCGGCCTCGGTGATCAACCTCGCCCAGCCGTTCCTGGTCCGCGGCGTCATCGACGAGGCCCTGCCCCGCGGGGACACGCGCCTGCTCCTCCTGCTGACCGCCGCGATGGTCGGAGTGGCCGCCCTGACCGCCGTGCTGGGCGTGGTCCAGACCTGGCTGGCCACCGCCATGGGCCAGCAGGTGATGCACGCCCTGCGCGTGGACCTCTTCACCCACCTCCAGGCGCAGTCGCTCAGCTTCTTCACCCGGACCCGGGGCGGGGAGGTGCAGTCGCGGCTCACGCACGACATCTCCGGCATGCAGTCAGTGGTCACCACCTCGGCCACCGGGGTGGCGTCGAACCTCACGACCACCGTGGCCACGGCCGCGGCGATGATCGCGCTGTCCCCGGCGATGAGCCTGATCTCACTGGTGGTCCTGCCGCCGGCCGTCTGGCTGGCCCGGCGCGTGGCGCTGATCCGCCGCGAGGTCACCGACGAACGCCAGCACGAGCTCGCCCTGCTGCACACCCAGGTCGAGGAGGGCCTGTCCGTCTCCGGGGTCCGGCTGGCCAAGACCCTGGGCACCACCGCGCGGGACGCGACCCGCTTCGCCGCCCGCTCCGACCGGCTCGTGCACCTGGAGCTGCGCAGCCAGCTGGCCGGCCGCTGGCGGATGGCCACCATGCAGATCGTCTTCGCGGCGATCCCGGCCGTCGTCTACCTCGCCGCCGGGTTCCCGGCCACCGGTGCCGGGATGAGCATCGGCACCCTGGTGGCCTTCACCGCCCTGCAGGGGGCGGTCTTCCGGCCCCTGATGGGCCTGCTGAACATCGGTGTGCAGTGGGTGGCCGCGCTGGCCTTCTTCAGCCGGATCTTCGAGTACCTCGACCTCGTGCCGCAGATCTCGGCGCCCGGCGCGCCCGTCCGGCTGGACCCGAGCACGGTGCGCGGCGAGGTGCGGCTCGAGGGCGTCCGCTTCGCCTACGACGACGGGGTCGAGGTGCTGCACGACGTCGACCTGGTGCTGGCCGCAGGCACCACCACCGCCGTGGTCGGAGCCACCGGTTCGGGCAAGAGCACGCTGGGCTCCCTGCTGCCGCGGCTCAACGACGTCACGCACGGGCGCGTGAGCATCGACGGCACCGACGTGCGGGACGTCGACCCGGCGGAGCTCGCGCGCGTCGTCGGGGTCGTGTCCCAGGAGACCTATCTGCTCCACGCCACGGTCCGCGAGAACCTGCTGCTGGCCGAGCCGGACGCCTCCGACGCCGACCTGTGGCGGGCCCTCGGCGCCGCACGCATCGCCGACACCGTGGCCGGGCTGCCGGACGGGCTGGACACGCTGGTCGGCGCCCGGGGCCACCGCTTCTCCGGCGGCGAGCAGCAGCGCCTGGCGATCGCCCGCACCGTGCTGCGCGATCCACCGGTGCTCGTCCTCGACGAGGCCACCAGCGCGCTGGACAACACCACGGAGGCGCAGGTCCAGGCCGCCCTGGACCGTCTGGCGGCCGGCCGGACCACCCTGACCATCGCCCACCGGCTCTCCACCGTGGAGAACGCCGACCAGGTGGTCGTGCTCGACGCCGGCCGCGTCGTCGAGCGCGGCACCCCCGCGCAGCTGCGGGCCGCGGGCGGGCCGTACGCCCGCCTCGCGGCACGGGCCGACCGGACCGAGGGCCTCCGCGCCGCGGCCCGGCCCGTGGGCCCGGCCGTGGCGGATTGGCCGGTCACGGGCAGGGGCGCTCGGCGAGCTGGTGCGACAGGGCGGCGGCGGAGGAGGCCGAGGAGCTGA